Genomic window (Pseudomonadota bacterium):
CTTCAGGCCGCTCCTTCTGGCCTGGGCGGGACGGGGAGAGCTGGCGACGCTCGTCGGCGCCGAGATCGACGGACCCTTCTCCGCCTTGAGCGGCCGCGCGCTCTTAAGCGCTTTCTATCTCAACGAACTCTTGATGCGGGTATTGCATCGGGACGATCCGCACCCGGCGCTCTTCGCGGCCTATCGCCAAGCCTTGGAAGCTCTCGCGCAAGCCGGGAACGAGGAGCCGGCCTTGCGCTTGTTCGAGAAACGTCTGCTCGAAGACATCGGCTATGGTCTCAGCCTGAGCTTTGATGTGGATGCCAATGCCCCCATTGAACCTGAGCGCGATTATTACTATCAAAGCGATAAAGGTCCCTGGCGTGATCCACCCGCGCACGTCGATACCGTTAAGGTACAGGGGCGCACCTTGATCGCCTTAGCCGCCGCGCTGTTCCATGAACCTGAAGTACTCAGTGAGTCGAAACGGTTGATGCGATTTATCCTTGCTTCCCATATCGGCGGCCGGCCGTTGGCCAGCCGGCAATTGTTCAGTTAGAGCGTCGAGATCAATGCTTACACGAGGACCGGTTCTGCTTGGAGTCAACATCGACCACGTGGCGACGTTAAGGCAAGCGCGGGGAACCCGGTACCCCGATCCCGTTCAAGCCGCCATGGAAGCGCAGCATGCCGGAGCGGACGCCATCACGATACATTTGCGTGAGGACCGGCGCCATATACAGGAGCGCGATGTCGAACTGCTCGCTGCCGTGCTTCAAGTGCGCATGAACCTCGAAATGGCGGTGACCGATGCTATGCTCGCGTTGGCCGAGCGGATCCGTCCGGCGGAGTGTTGTTTTGTACCCGAAAGACGACAGGAATTGACCACCGAAGGAGGGCTGGATGTCGCGGCACAACTCGACGCGATTTCAGCGGCATGCAAACGTATCGAGGGCGTGGGCACCCGCGCGTCGCTGTTTATCGACCCCGACCCGCGCCAAATCGAAGCCGCCCGCGAGGCGGGCGCCGCGGTCATCGAAATCCACACGGGACGCTATGCGGACGCGGCGGATCCCGGCGCGCGGGAACACGAGCTCCGGCGTATCGTTGTGGCGGTCCGGATGGCCGCAAGTCAGGGGTTGCGAGTCCATGCCGGACACGGCCTCAATTATCAGAACGTTGGTCCGATTGCGGCTGTAGCCGAGGTAGAGGAGCTCAATATTGGGCACGCGATCGTCGCGCGCGCGGTGTTCAGCGGTCTCGGGGAGGCGGTACGTGAGATGAAAAGGCTGATGCTGGAAGCCCGGCGATGATCCATGGGATCGGCGTCGACATCGTCAAGGTCGAGCGCATGCGCGCGGGCTTACAGCGTTTCGGGCACAGGTTTTCACGCCGGATCCTCACCGCTGAAGAGCACTCCGAGTTCGAATCCCGCCGCTGCCCGCCGCGGTTTCTTGCGAGCCGTTTCGCGGCAAAAGAGGCTTATTCGAAAGCTCTTGGCACCGGATTCCGGGACGGTCTCACACTCCACACCCTAAGTGTCAGCCACGACCCGCTGGGCCGGCCGCTGATGATTTGCGCGGGCCGCGCGGCCGAGATCATTGAAGATCTCGCTATTGACAGTATCTACCTGTCGCTTAGCGATGAAATCGATTTTGCCGTAGCCTTCGTGGTTTTGGCCCGGAACGACCGATAAATACTGCCGAAACAGCGCCGACGGCATGCACGCTACTCGCGATGCGAGCGGTCCCTTAGCTTAGCTCTCCGGGATTGACGGCGGGTTAGGTACGGCGACCCGGTCTTCTCGGCGGGCGTAACCCTCGGGTTCGGGAGCACTGGCCGGCAAACTATGCTGCGGGCTTGCATCTAATCCGGCCGGACGCTCGGGCACCGGGCCCATCGCGTCGTTGGTATCGCTCGGGCGCTCGCCGTCCTCGCTCGGGGTAGAGACGCGTTGGCCATCGGCCGCTCCGCCATTCCGTGAGCCCGTTCCTCGTGGGGAACGGCGTCTGCCATGACCACCACTACGGCGGCCGGAGCGAGAGCGGCCCCGCGGCCGTTGCGAGATATGCCGCTCGCCGGCGACCGCGCCGGGGGTTTCGTTTCCTACCACGGGTACCGGAGCATCAGCGGACGCTTCGGAAGCCGCCGCGGAAGGAGCCTCAAAGGCACCTGGAGCTGGCGTCCGCACCGGTGATCTCTGCTGCCGGCCGCCGCGGCCGCCTCGGGACGATCGCCCGCCGCGCCGCCGCGCTGGCCGGTCGCCACCCATAGGGGGGCGTTGCTGTGGGGGTGGCGTGACTTCTTCTGGCGCTCCGATCTCTTCCGAACCGGGTTGCACCGACTGTGGTTCCTCTCTCTCGTCACCGAACAAAGTCGTTATAAACCTGCGGATGAATCCCGGGTGCGGCGGTGTGGTTGACAGCAGAGGCTCGCTGCGGATCTGGGGTGCTGGTATATCCCTCAAGACCTCCTTGACAGCAGCTTCTGTTTGCGGCCGTTTATCTCTGGTTCCCATGTCCCCAGCGTCCACCACTGGCGCGGGTATCAGGCGATAGCTAGGATCGGCCGCGGCGTGAAGATCCTGCTGGCGGATGCGCTTAAGCTCGTAGTGAGGTGTTTCGAGGATGGGATTCGGAATAACAATGACGCGAATCTGTTGCCGAGTTTCAATACCGCGAATTTCCTGGCGTTTCTCATTAACCAGAAAGGTGGCGACTTCCACCGGCAAATGCACCACGATTTTGGCGGTCGATTCCTTCATCGCCTCTTCTTCCAGGACGCGTAACACTGAAAGCGCGAGCGATTCGACACCGCGAATGCTACCTAAACCGCTGCACCGCGGACACACGATATGGCTAAACTCATCGAGGGAAGGCCTAAGACGTTGCCGCGACATCTCAAGGAGCCCGAATCTCGAAATGCGGCCTAATTGCACGCGAGCCCGATCCATCTTAAGGGCTTCCTGGAGGCGATTTTCGACCTGGCGTTGATTCTTTTGATTCTCCATATCGATAAAATCAATCACGATCAAGCCCCCGAGATCACGCAACCGCAGTTGGCGCGCGACTTCTTCGGCGGCCTCCACGTTCGTATTTAAGGCGGTCTCTTCGATATCGCCGCCTCGGGTAGCACGGGCCGAGTTGATATCGATCGTGATCAAAGCCTCGGTGGGTTCGATGACCAGCGAACCGCCCGAGGGAAGCTCGATCTTGCGGGCAAAGGCAGATTCAATCTGGCTTTCGATCTGATAGCGAGTGAAAAGCGGGACGCCATCTTGATATAGCTTGAGTTTGTTGAGGTTTTGCGGCATCACCTGCTGCATGAAATCGCGGGCCTTTTCGCATAGGCCCGGGTCGTCGATGAGGATCTCGGCGACGTCATTACGCAGGTAATCGCGGATCGCGCGGATTATTACGTCCCGATCCTGATAAATCAGAAAGGGGGCCGGGCGGTCTTTTGATGCCTCCTCGATCGCGCTCCACAAATGCAGCAGATAGTCGAGGTCCCACTGCAACTCCTCGGCCGCCTTGCCCATACCGGCGGTGCGGAGGATAAGTCCCATGCTTTCGGGGATATTGAGGCCACTCATGGCGTCCCGCGCCTCCTCGCGTTCCAGGCCTTCGATCTGCCGCGAGACACCCCCGGCGCGCGGGTTATTGGGCATCAATACGAGATAGCGTCCGGGAATACTAATGAAGGTGCTCAGCGAAGCGCCTTTGGTGCCGCGCTCGTCTTTCTCGACTTGTACCGTGAATTCTTGCCCCTCCCTAAGCACCTCCCGGACGTTGACACGCGCTCCACCGCGCGGCGATTCGACGAATAAGGACCGTGCGACCTCCTTCAACGGCAAGAATCCATGCCGTCCGGCGCCATAATCGACGAAGGCCGCTTCGAGGCTCGGTTCGATGCGTACGACCTTCCCTTTATAAATATTCGATTTTCTTTGTTCGCGGCCGGTGGCCTCTATATCAAGGTCGTAAAGGCGTTGTCCGTCCACAAGGGCGACACGCAACTCCTCCGGTTGAGTTGCGTTGATAAGCATTCTTTTCATTTCTGCATATTCCTGTCAGGCGCCTAGGTAATGAACGGGAGGCGCCCCGGTAAAAATTCACTATTTCCATAGCCGGTATGAGTGACATTTCTGGTATCACGAGGTGATTGGCGGCGGCCGACAGTCGCTATGATGCCCTGGTAATTATCTTAGGGTTCGGAAGGGGCGTAAGCCTCGCTTCGAGGCAAGTAACTCCGGACGAACCTGTAATTAAGCACGTACCCCGCGATCACGATTAAGCAAGCTCCCCCAGGGAACGAATCCACGCTCGCTATGAAGCTGTCCGCTCAATCGTCACTGCACCGTTGCGTTGTTTATTACGCGATAGGCTACGAATTCCTGGTAAGCTCGATAGCGCGTTTTGCGACTCCGATATACTTACCGCAAGCTTAATATAGCAACGATACAGCAATGCAGCAATCGGGCACACGAGCATGGGACTAAAAATAGGGATGCGACGGACTATGGTACACGTTCCAGCGCGCCAAATTATTGTTGATTTAGAGCATGACGGGCGTCGCATCGACAATTTTTTGGCCTGGATGCTCAAGGGGATCCCTCGGGACCGGATCTACCGGATGCTGAGAAGCGGCGAAGTTCGTGTGAACGGTGGCCGTATTCGGCAAGACTATCGCTTAACAACCGGCGAGGTACTGCGTCTGCCACCCGTGCGCATGACCCCGAACGAGGGTATGACGCCTCCCGAAAGTTTACGCGCGGCGGTACGCGATAGTGTGCTTTATGAAGATGAGGCACTTCTCGTGCTGAACAAACCGGCGCGGATCGCGGTCCATGGAGGAGTGGGGATCCGCAATGGGCTGATCGAGGTTTTACGCGATCTTAGGCCCGATGCGCCCTATATAGAGCTCGTGCATCGGCTCGATCGCGGCACTTCGGGGTGTCTGATGATCGCGAAACGGCCGCGATTCCTGCGGGCGATGCACGGTCTTATTCGGTCCGGCGCTATTGCGAAGACTTACCTGGGTCTGATAAGTGGTCATTGGCCGGTTAGCGCAGGTGTGATTAAAACCGGTCTAAAGAAAAACGGGGTACGCTCGTCCGAGCGCATGGTGTGCGTGACCGATGACGGCAAGTTTGCCGAGACACACATCGTGCCGATCGAGCGATTCAAAAACACGAGCTTGGTCCGGGTCCGGCTTAAGACCGGTAGAACGCATCAAATCCGGGTCCACACCGCCTACGCCGGTCATCCGCTGGCCGGCGATGACAAATATGGCGATAAGGCATTCAATCGAGCGATGCGACATTTCGGTTTACGGGACTTGTTTTTGCATTCTTACCGTATCGACTTTGTGGCGCCGGACTCCAGAGAGCAAGTATCCGTGCAAGCACCGTTACCGGCGGGATTGTTGTCGGTTCTCGAGTCATTGCGGCGGGACCGGGGTCACGAGGTGAGCGCCGAGTCCGCCGCACATCATCGGCGGTTGCCGTAGCCAGATAATTTAAGATAGGTTAGTGAAATGGAGCAGACTGAGATTAAAGAACAGGCTGGAAATTGGGAACACGCGCTTGTCCGCGATCTCGCTTTAGCGGCGATCACGGAGCAGCGGCGCGCGCGGCGGTGGAGTATCTTGTTCAGGTCGATCGCGGTTATTTACGTGCTGATCTTGTCGGCGTTTTACCTTTCAAGCCAATGGGAAGAAGGTTCCCTGTCCTCCGAAACGCACGCCGCCTTGGTGGACGTCGACGGAGTCATCGGATCGGATCCGCAGGCCAGCGCGGACGGTGTTATCACCGGTCTGCGCGCTGCCTTTAAGAACGATAAGACCAAAGCCGTCATCATGCGTATCAATAGTCCGGGCGGCAGCGCCGTGCACGCGGGTTATATCAACGATGAAATGTTTCGTTTGCGGGCGCTGCATCCGAACATTCCGGTGTACGCGGTAATCACGGATATCTGCGCCTCGGGTGGCTATTACATTGCCGTGGCGGCGAATAAAATTTATGCCGACAAGGCGAGCTTGGTCGGATCGATCGGGGTAGCGATGGACGGTTTTGGGTTTGTCGGTACCTTAGAGCGTCTCGGCATCGAGCGCCGGTTACATACGGCCGGTACGCACAAAGGATTTCTGGATCCATTCTCACCCGCTAACCCGGAGGATTTCAAACATCTCCAGGTAGTATTGGATCGGGTCCATCAGCAGTTTATCGATATCGTGAAAAAAGGCCGCGGCGACCGTTTGAAATCTGATCCCGCGCTGTTCACGGGGCTCGTGTGGAGCGGTGAGCAAAGCCTTAATCTGGGGCTCATTGACGCCTTGGGCAGTAGCGGTTTCGTGGCGCGCGAGATCATCGGAGTTGAGACTATCGTCGATTTTACGCATCGCGAGCATTACTTTGACCGTTGGGCCAAGCAATTGGGTGCGAGCGCAGCGAAGGTGTTCATGAACCCGATTCCAGCGCTGCGGTAGGAGCGCAATAGACCTTAACCACCCTCGGGCGCGAGGACATCAATCCCCTCGTTGCGCAGCATGCCGAGCAGATGAATAAGCGGTAGGCCAATGAGCGCGGTCGGGTCCTCGCCTTCCATCTTTTCTACCAATGCGATGCCGAGCCCCTCGGATTTGAAACTGCCGGTGCACCCAAACGGTTGTTCGGCCCAGAGATAGCGTCGTATCTGCTCCTCGTGCAAGATGCGGAAATGCACGTCAAAGGGGATGCAGGCGACTTGCATACGCCGGGTTTCGGTGTTTAATAAAGCCACTCCCGTCAAGAAACGCACACAGCGTCCGCTCAGGGCTATAAGCTGCTCGCACGCTGCCGCAAAGTGGCCCGGTTTCCCTAGCAAACGGCCGCCGCAGATGGCGATCTGATCGGACCCGATAATCAATGCCTTTGGATAATGCGGTAGGACCGCTTGCGCTTTTATGCTCGCAAGCCGTAATGCCAGATCGCCCGGATCCTCGCCCGGCGCAGGGGATTCATCCACATCGGGGACGCGGATGGAAAAGGGCAAGCCGAGGCGCTGCAGCAAAGCCTTCCGGTAAGGTGACGACGATGCTAAGACCAAGGACCGAAGATGAGTTTGCGTCACATCGGGCATCGGCGTTCCGGATCGATCGGTCACACCGCAGGCACTTGTTGCGTAAGGCAGTGAAAAGCGCCCAATCCCCAAACGAGATCGGTGCAATCGATGCCTATGATCTCACGCCGGGGGAAGCAGGATTGAATAATGTCCGTCGCCGCGGCATCCATCGGATCGTTAAAAAACGGCACTAACACCACCCGGTTGGCGATGTAAAAGTTCGCATAACTCGCCGGCAAACGCGTGCCGTCATAATAAACCGGGGCAGGCATCGGTAAGGTTTTGATGGTCAGCGGCCGGCCGTCGAGGCCCCTCATCGATCTCAGCCGCAACAGGTTGTCCTCGAGCGGAGCGAAGTTATCGTCATCCGGATCTTCTTCGACGACCGTGACGACCGTATCGGCGGATACGAAGCGAGTGAGATCATCCACATGACCATCGGTATCATCGCCGAGGATCCCCTCGCCCAACCACAGCACCTTTTCGATGCCCAGAAATTCGCGCAGTCGCCACTCGATCTCGGCGCGGTTCAGATGCGGATTGCGATTGGGGTTAAGCAGGCATTGCTCGGTGGTCAGCGCCAGTCCCGCGCCGTTCACGTCGATCGAACCTCCCTCCAAGATAAATTCGGCTTTATAACAGGGGACGGCGAGTGCCTCGGCCATCCGCGCGGGGATGGCGTTGTCCAGATCGTAAGGCGGATATTTTTCTCCCCAGGCATTGTATTCGAAGTCAATCGCGGCAAGCTTATCGCCGCCTGGACGGGTCACGAACACCGCACCGTGGTCGCGGCACCAGGCATCGTTGGTAGGAAAGCGATGAAATTCGATGGCGCCTGAGATCCCCGCGCACAGCGAGCGCACGTGCCGTTCGTGAAATTCATCGAGCACGTTGATGCGCACCGTCTCGCTGCGCACGAGCGCCTTCACCATCTTGACGACGATGGGCTCAATGGCTGCGAATTTCCCGGGCCAGCTCTCGCGTTTATGGGGCCACGACATCCAAGTGGCTTGGTGGGGTGCCCATTCCGCGGGCATGCGAAAGCCTCCTGCGGCCGGTGACGCGTCTGGGCTTGCTCGCGACACTTTGCAGAGCTTCCTTAGAAGGTGTCACCCGCGTCGTCTTGCATGCCGATGTCCGGTCTCTCGTGTTCCTGGCCCTGAAATACTGGTACATAATAGCAACGCGAGGCAGCGAAGAAAACTCGGTGGAAGCGGAAAGGGTGTGGTGAAAGCATTAGTGCTCGTAGCGGTAAACGACATGATATTCCGCGTGATCTCGGACGCCGGACAGCATGTAGGCAACTTGAAGAAAATCCGGGGTGTATGGAAGTTCAAGGCCATCGGATATGACAGTAACGGTTTTGTGATCCCGGGCGGCGGGCCGCTCACGGACCGGCATAATACGGTATTCGACAGTCCGGACCCGAGTCTCCTTACCTCGATACTGCTCGGGTGAGCGTCGGACTGACCCTACTTCCGAAACGACCAGCACGATCGAGTGGCGACAAAGTTGAGTATACTAGTCAACGATGTCTACCATCCTCCAATCCGTCGGCCAGACGCATGACGGCGTTACCATCACGGATGTCTTGCATCGGCCGCTGCGGGATCTGCGGATCTCGGTCACCGACCGTTGCAACTTCCGTTGCCCGTACTGCATGCCCAAGGAGGTGTTTGGGCGGGATTGGGCGTTCTTACCGCGCGCGGAGCTATTGAGCTTTGAAGAAATCGTCCGCCTGGCGCGGGTCTTTGTTACCCTTGGAATCGAGAAGATCCGGATCACGGGAGGCGAGCCCTTATTACGCCGCGATCTGCCGAAGCTCATCGCGGGGATTGCGCGTATCGAGGGTGCCCGCGACCTGACACTCACTACCAACGGCGCGTTGTTGTCGCGCATGGCGGACGACTTGAAGCAGGCGGGGTTGCAGCGATTGACCGTGAGCCTAGACGCCATCGATGAAGCCGTCTTTCGGGCGATGAGCGATGTCGACATCCCGGCGGCGCGGGTACTGGAGGGTATCGACGCCGCGGTCGCGGCCGGTTTGCATCCGATCAAGGTCAACATGGTGGTCAAGCGCGGAATGAATGACCATTGCATCGGCGCGATGGCCGGGCACTTCCGCCATACGGGCCATATCCTGCGGTTTATCGAATACATGGATGTCGGCGATAGCAACGGCTGGCGCATGCAGGACGTGGTTCCGGCCCGCGAGATCATCGGCGCCATTGAAAAGGAGTGGCCCCTCGAACCCCTCGAGCGGAACTACCCGGGCGAAGTAGCCACCCGCTATCGCTATCGTGACGGGGGAGGGGAGATCGGGATGATCGCTTCGGTAACCCAGCCCTTCTGCCGGGGATGCACGCGCAGCCGGATCACGGCCGACGGAACGTTCTACGCGTGCTTATTCGCCACGCGCGGGCACGATCTCCGCCAACTATTGCGCCAGCGCGCGAGCGACGGCGAGATAGGCGCGTTTATTTCCTCCGTGTGGCGGGGACGCAGCGATCGCTATTCCGAGATCCGCCGCGGCGCCGGCATCGGTTTACCCAAGGTCGAGATGTCGCGAGTCGGCGGGTGATTAGAAGCAAGATGAAAAAAGGATACGCGCGGGGCTGCCCGCCTGCCCATGCCGCGCGCGAGCTGCGCTTCTTACCGCTAGGGCTTACATTATGTCTCATGACCGGCCCATGCGCGGCCGAGTCGCTCGACGCCGCCGTGCGGGCCCAGGCGCAAAACCAGGACCAAGGGATCCAATCCCAGGCGCGGGTCGAAAAGCTCGACGACGCCACACAGGCGATGCTGAATGAATACCGAGACGGCATCCGGGAACTCGAAAGTCTGCGGGTCTACCACGCGCAAGTGCAAAGGGAGGTCCGGAGCCAGGAGACCGAGCGCGCCTCGATCGAGAAACAGCTCGCCGAGATCGAGGTGACCCAGCGCGGCATCGTGCCCTTGATGCTCCGGATGCAGGAAACGCTCGAAAAGTTCGTGAAGATGGACGTGCCTTTCCTGGAAGCGGAGCGTAACAAGCGGATCGGCGAGATTAAAACCATGATGGACAGCTCGGAGGTGACGCTTGCCGAGAAATACCGCAGGCTCATGGAGGCCTACCAAGTGGAGACCGAGTACAGCCGCACCATCGAAGCCTACCGCGGCGATCTGAAAGAGAAGGATGACGAGGGCAAGAAGCAGACCCGCGCCGTCGATTTCCTGCGCTTCGGGCGGCTCGCGCTCTATTACCTGACGCTGGACGGGCTTGAAGCAGGCTATTGGGATCCCAAAGCCAAGCGCTTCGAGAAGCTGCCCAGCAAGTATCGCAACGACATCGAGCGCGGGCTGCGCATCGCGCGCAAGCAGGCGGCCCCCGATCTCTTGAAGCTGCCGGTGCCGGTAGTGGAGGCGGAGTCATGAGACAGTTCATCGCTGTCCTGCTGGCGCTCGGAGGCATAGCGTTCGCGGAGGCCAAAGAACCGGCCTCCTTGGCCGAACTGGTCAAGCAGGTCCGGGAGGAGCGCATCCTCGAGAGCAAGGCCCTGGCCGCCCGCGAGCAGGAGTTTCGCAAGGCGCGCGACCAACAGGTGGTGCTGCTCGAGAAGCTCCGTGCCGAGCTAAGCAGCGAGCGCAGACTCGGCGAGGCGCTGAAAGCGCGCTATGAAGAGAATGACCTGTTTCTCAACACCCAAACGGCAATCCTGCAAGAAAAGACCGGCTCGCTCGGGGAACTTTTCGGCGTGGCGCGCCAGGTCGCAAAAGACACCCACGGGATCTTGACCACCTCGCTCGTCTCGGCGCAGAAGCCCAAGCGCGACGCCGTGCCCGCCAGTCTCGCGGAACGCAAGGACAACCCCTCCATCGACGAGCTGGAACAGCTTTGGCTAGTGATGCTCGATGAGATGCAGGAGTCCGGCGCGATCGGACGCTTTAAGACGGCGGTCACCTTGCCGGACGGGACCCAGCGGGATCAGAAAGTCGTGCGCCTTGGGGCCTTTAACCTCCTTTCCGGCGGCCATTATCTGCACTATCTGCCCGAGACCGGACGCATCGTGGAGCTCGGCCGCCAGCCCGCGGGGCGCTTCCTCGAACTAGCCGAGGACTACGAGCGCGCGAAATCGGGCCTCCTGCCCGTGGCGCTCGATCCCTCTCGAGGCTCGATCCTGAACCTCATGGTGGAGTCCCCCAGCGTTACCGAGCACATCGCACGCGCCGGGAGCATCGGTTATGTGATCCTGGCGCTCGGCGGGCTCGCCTTGCTCATCGTGATCGAGCGCGCCATCGCGCTTGCGCTGGCCCGCCGCAAGGTCGAGCACGCGCGGCGGAACGGGGTGGCGGCGAGCGACAACCCGCTCGGCCGGCTACGGCAGGTCGCGGAGCAGAACCCGCGGCTCGACGCCGACAGCCTGGCCTTCAAGCTAGATCAGGCGATGCTCGGCGAGGCGCCGCGTTTCAAGCGCTCGCTGCCGACCCTCGCGGTCTTCGCCACTGCGGCGCCCCTGCTCGGGCTACTCGGTACGGTGGCCGGGATGATCGACACCTTTCAATCGATGGCGCTCTTCGGTGCGGGCGATCCCAAACTGGTCTCGGCCGGGATCTCGCTAGCGCTCGTCGCCACCGAGCTCGGCCTGCTGGTGGCGATCCCCGTCCTGCTCCTGCACAGCTGGCTAAGCAGCAAGAGCAACCGGCTGATCCAAGTGCTGGAGGAGGAGCTGGCGGGCATCGTAGCGCAGCGCGAGGCCAAAGCGCATGGCGTCCATCCTTGAGTTCCTGGACCGCCTGCTCGGGTTTCTCGATCGAGGCGGGAACGCGATGCCGTTTATCCTCCTCTTATCGCTCTGCATGTGGGTGCTGATCCTGGAACGCTACTGGTTCTTGCGCTTCACCTTTCCGGCGGAGTTCGCGCGCGCGCGGGACGCCTGGGGCGCCCGGCGCGAGCGGCGCTCGCGCACCGCGCGCTACGTGCGCATGCATTTGGCCGCCAGCCTCGGCGCCTCGGCGCG
Coding sequences:
- the recO gene encoding DNA repair protein RecO produces the protein MRVDLHSAFVLHQRSYRETSLLLEIFSLRSGRVGIIAKGANRQRSAFRGALQFFRPLLLAWAGRGELATLVGAEIDGPFSALSGRALLSAFYLNELLMRVLHRDDPHPALFAAYRQALEALAQAGNEEPALRLFEKRLLEDIGYGLSLSFDVDANAPIEPERDYYYQSDKGPWRDPPAHVDTVKVQGRTLIALAAALFHEPEVLSESKRLMRFILASHIGGRPLASRQLFS
- the pdxJ gene encoding pyridoxine 5'-phosphate synthase; this translates as MLTRGPVLLGVNIDHVATLRQARGTRYPDPVQAAMEAQHAGADAITIHLREDRRHIQERDVELLAAVLQVRMNLEMAVTDAMLALAERIRPAECCFVPERRQELTTEGGLDVAAQLDAISAACKRIEGVGTRASLFIDPDPRQIEAAREAGAAVIEIHTGRYADAADPGAREHELRRIVVAVRMAASQGLRVHAGHGLNYQNVGPIAAVAEVEELNIGHAIVARAVFSGLGEAVREMKRLMLEARR
- the acpS gene encoding holo-ACP synthase, producing MIHGIGVDIVKVERMRAGLQRFGHRFSRRILTAEEHSEFESRRCPPRFLASRFAAKEAYSKALGTGFRDGLTLHTLSVSHDPLGRPLMICAGRAAEIIEDLAIDSIYLSLSDEIDFAVAFVVLARNDR
- a CDS encoding Rne/Rng family ribonuclease, whose protein sequence is MKRMLINATQPEELRVALVDGQRLYDLDIEATGREQRKSNIYKGKVVRIEPSLEAAFVDYGAGRHGFLPLKEVARSLFVESPRGGARVNVREVLREGQEFTVQVEKDERGTKGASLSTFISIPGRYLVLMPNNPRAGGVSRQIEGLEREEARDAMSGLNIPESMGLILRTAGMGKAAEELQWDLDYLLHLWSAIEEASKDRPAPFLIYQDRDVIIRAIRDYLRNDVAEILIDDPGLCEKARDFMQQVMPQNLNKLKLYQDGVPLFTRYQIESQIESAFARKIELPSGGSLVIEPTEALITIDINSARATRGGDIEETALNTNVEAAEEVARQLRLRDLGGLIVIDFIDMENQKNQRQVENRLQEALKMDRARVQLGRISRFGLLEMSRQRLRPSLDEFSHIVCPRCSGLGSIRGVESLALSVLRVLEEEAMKESTAKIVVHLPVEVATFLVNEKRQEIRGIETRQQIRVIVIPNPILETPHYELKRIRQQDLHAAADPSYRLIPAPVVDAGDMGTRDKRPQTEAAVKEVLRDIPAPQIRSEPLLSTTPPHPGFIRRFITTLFGDEREEPQSVQPGSEEIGAPEEVTPPPQQRPPMGGDRPARRRGGRSSRGGRGGRQQRSPVRTPAPGAFEAPSAAASEASADAPVPVVGNETPGAVAGERHISQRPRGRSRSGRRSGGHGRRRSPRGTGSRNGGAADGQRVSTPSEDGERPSDTNDAMGPVPERPAGLDASPQHSLPASAPEPEGYARREDRVAVPNPPSIPES
- a CDS encoding RluA family pseudouridine synthase, which codes for MVHVPARQIIVDLEHDGRRIDNFLAWMLKGIPRDRIYRMLRSGEVRVNGGRIRQDYRLTTGEVLRLPPVRMTPNEGMTPPESLRAAVRDSVLYEDEALLVLNKPARIAVHGGVGIRNGLIEVLRDLRPDAPYIELVHRLDRGTSGCLMIAKRPRFLRAMHGLIRSGAIAKTYLGLISGHWPVSAGVIKTGLKKNGVRSSERMVCVTDDGKFAETHIVPIERFKNTSLVRVRLKTGRTHQIRVHTAYAGHPLAGDDKYGDKAFNRAMRHFGLRDLFLHSYRIDFVAPDSREQVSVQAPLPAGLLSVLESLRRDRGHEVSAESAAHHRRLP
- a CDS encoding S49 family peptidase encodes the protein MEQTEIKEQAGNWEHALVRDLALAAITEQRRARRWSILFRSIAVIYVLILSAFYLSSQWEEGSLSSETHAALVDVDGVIGSDPQASADGVITGLRAAFKNDKTKAVIMRINSPGGSAVHAGYINDEMFRLRALHPNIPVYAVITDICASGGYYIAVAANKIYADKASLVGSIGVAMDGFGFVGTLERLGIERRLHTAGTHKGFLDPFSPANPEDFKHLQVVLDRVHQQFIDIVKKGRGDRLKSDPALFTGLVWSGEQSLNLGLIDALGSSGFVAREIIGVETIVDFTHREHYFDRWAKQLGASAAKVFMNPIPALR
- a CDS encoding Maf family nucleotide pyrophosphatase, which produces MPDVTQTHLRSLVLASSSPYRKALLQRLGLPFSIRVPDVDESPAPGEDPGDLALRLASIKAQAVLPHYPKALIIGSDQIAICGGRLLGKPGHFAAACEQLIALSGRCVRFLTGVALLNTETRRMQVACIPFDVHFRILHEEQIRRYLWAEQPFGCTGSFKSEGLGIALVEKMEGEDPTALIGLPLIHLLGMLRNEGIDVLAPEGG
- a CDS encoding agmatine deiminase family protein, which translates into the protein MPAEWAPHQATWMSWPHKRESWPGKFAAIEPIVVKMVKALVRSETVRINVLDEFHERHVRSLCAGISGAIEFHRFPTNDAWCRDHGAVFVTRPGGDKLAAIDFEYNAWGEKYPPYDLDNAIPARMAEALAVPCYKAEFILEGGSIDVNGAGLALTTEQCLLNPNRNPHLNRAEIEWRLREFLGIEKVLWLGEGILGDDTDGHVDDLTRFVSADTVVTVVEEDPDDDNFAPLEDNLLRLRSMRGLDGRPLTIKTLPMPAPVYYDGTRLPASYANFYIANRVVLVPFFNDPMDAAATDIIQSCFPRREIIGIDCTDLVWGLGAFHCLTQQVPAV
- the moaA gene encoding GTP 3',8-cyclase MoaA — translated: MSTILQSVGQTHDGVTITDVLHRPLRDLRISVTDRCNFRCPYCMPKEVFGRDWAFLPRAELLSFEEIVRLARVFVTLGIEKIRITGGEPLLRRDLPKLIAGIARIEGARDLTLTTNGALLSRMADDLKQAGLQRLTVSLDAIDEAVFRAMSDVDIPAARVLEGIDAAVAAGLHPIKVNMVVKRGMNDHCIGAMAGHFRHTGHILRFIEYMDVGDSNGWRMQDVVPAREIIGAIEKEWPLEPLERNYPGEVATRYRYRDGGGEIGMIASVTQPFCRGCTRSRITADGTFYACLFATRGHDLRQLLRQRASDGEIGAFISSVWRGRSDRYSEIRRGAGIGLPKVEMSRVGG
- a CDS encoding DUF3450 domain-containing protein, with amino-acid sequence MTGPCAAESLDAAVRAQAQNQDQGIQSQARVEKLDDATQAMLNEYRDGIRELESLRVYHAQVQREVRSQETERASIEKQLAEIEVTQRGIVPLMLRMQETLEKFVKMDVPFLEAERNKRIGEIKTMMDSSEVTLAEKYRRLMEAYQVETEYSRTIEAYRGDLKEKDDEGKKQTRAVDFLRFGRLALYYLTLDGLEAGYWDPKAKRFEKLPSKYRNDIERGLRIARKQAAPDLLKLPVPVVEAES